The genomic stretch GATACTAAGGCATTTTTGATGAGATTTGCCATCTTAACATTATACTCATACTGCTGTGCCAGCTTAAGATCTTCATTAAAGAGCATAAAGCTTTTACCTTGGTTTTTTGCAAGTTTAAGCGTCATGTCGGCGTTTACTAAACCTGTCTTATTTGTATTTATAATAGCTCCGGCAATCGTTATTCCGATATGTATATGATGTTCATTAAAATAATACTCTCTGTTTTCAATTGCAGCTATTAACTCCTTAATATTGTTTTCAATAACAGTTTTATGATTTTTAACATCTAAAATCATCGCAAATTCATCTGAAGGAAGTTTATAGGCCCTTGAATTATGTTCACGTGCAAACTGTTGCAGTACTGCACCTATTTTTTTAAGAACTTCGTCCCCTACCTGATATCCGTAGAAGTCATTAATTGTAGTAAAATCATCTATATTGATCAGCAATAAAACTTGCCCTACATGCTTTTCCAATGCATTGATAAGACTTATACGGTTAGGGAGTCCCGTGAGTTGATTAATATAAGCCTGTTGAAATATATATGTAGAATTTTCCCGGACACGCTGTTCTAAATGCTCATTAAGATCTGCGAGTTCATTAGAGACGGTATTTGCTAAATTTGCTAGAACATGCTGTGTATTGATGATCTCTGTTCTGTCAAAACTTTCATCTTGCAGTATAACATGATGATCAATTTGATGGCACGTTTCAGATAATGCAATAAAAGTCATCGTTTCATTTAAGAGTTGGTTTTTATTTTGAAAATGAAAAAATTCCCCGTAAGTGAAAAAACCTGAGCTGCTTCCCAATTTAGCAAGTGTTTCTAATTCATGTGTAATATAATTCTCTAAAAATCTTCTGCGTGCCATACAAGAGTAGATAAATACGGCTTCAGCTTGACACATGTTTTGATTTGCAAACGAATGTATAGCGTATGTACCGTTGTTGAGAATTGCATCTATATCACCGACACCAAAAGAGACCATATCGTACTCATCAATATTCCCTGCAAATGTCATAGAGCCGTCATCATGTTTTACTAACGGTGCTCTTCCCAAAGAGATCTCATCTTTTTCAAATATAAGAGGAAACTCAATACCGATCTGAGGGAGTTTATTTGCCAACTCCTGCCCCATATATTTTGCGTATACATCTACAACCGGTAAACCGTCAAGTTCATATACTCTGTTGTTGACAGCTTTTGTAACTCTCATTTTCTTACCGATCGGTTTCCAATCAAAGAGATAACTTGTTGCTACGTTTAAATTAGGGTTTATCAACCCCACACCGACAGCCCCTGAGTTTGTTATTTCATAGTTGTCAAAAACATATGTCTCTTTTAACTCACCGTTATCTCCGGACAACCCACCGGCTAAAACTGCATTTGGGACTACTGCTTCTATCCCTTTAACAAAATCTTCGCCGTTTGTATTTATCCCGTCTGCAAAACTTATGAGTGCTTTTAAATCTTCGTCTTGGATGTAAGAGGCTAAAAGTTTACCCGCGTCATAGATACAATGCTCACATTCGGCATACTTGATAAGTTTTGCTTGTAGTTTTGTAGATTCAAAGATAGAAAAAGAAGCTACATTTTTTGATTTATAATATACCGTACTTGAATCAATTACACCGTCTGTCGTAGTTCCTATTAAAACACAAGAGGGTAGTTTTTTTTGAATATATTTTTGAACACTCTTTATAAATATTAAATCAGTGCATGAACAGAACAACTGTATAAGCAGTTGTTTACTATCTTCAATACTGTTTTCATTAATAAAAAGTTCTAGCTCTTCAATAGTACTAAATGGTAGATTGATATTTTTCATCTAATCATTCTAGTATCATTTAGCTTAATAATTCTTTTCTATTTAAAATTGTTATCTTTTATCGAGCCTGTTAATTTGAAGACAGATACCTCTGCAATATAATCATAGCTGAGATAGAATCAACACGACCATCTCTAATATAACGCATGTCACCCTTCATTAAATCTTCGGCTTCAAGAGAGCTGTTTGCTTCATCTTGGAAGAACACTTCACCTTCAAACTCTACAAGATTTAAAAAATGCTCTATCCGTCTTCGCATCTCATCTTCACTGCTGCCACCTAGCGGGATACCTACAACCAGAGCCTCAGCTTCCCACTCTTGAAGTACGTTTTTAAGTTCATTTGCAGCTTGATTTCTATTTTTTCGGATGATTGCAGGAAGCGGTGTAACGATATCTTTATGAGCCGAATAGGCTAAACCTATCCTTTTAAGCCCAAGATCTATTGCAATATATTTCAACTATTTTCCTAAACAAAATGAGCCGAACATCTTATCTAACATCTCATCATTTTCAAACGGTCGTGTAATACTTGCCATCGCTTTTACAGCTTCGTTAAGATGAAATGAAAAAATTTCCAACTCTTGATCCTCTAGAGGGAAGAATGCTTCATCGATATTTTTCATTGTCTCTTCTACAGCAGCTATTTGTCTTTGTGAGATCAGCATTATCTCTTCACTGCTGTTTGAGCGGTCCATTATGTTCTCTAGTTTTTTAATTAGAGGAGTTACATCATCTTTAGAGTTGAGTTCTATATCAAAATCTAAGGAAACATCGAGTTTCGTTTCCAAGTCAATCTTGTTTTTAATACTGATTTGTTGCTTTTTAGTTTTTTCCAAAAGTGAGATGATCTGCTTATCTTCTTCATCCAACTCTCTTGAGTTATCAAAAACAGAAACAACAATGTCGCTTTGCTCAATTGCTTCTAAACTTCTTTGTATCCCTATCTTTTCAATCTCATCACTTGCATCACGGATTCCTGCCGTATCTACGATACGGATTAGGTGTGTACCTATCTTCACCTGTTCTTCGATCGTATCACGAGTAGTTCCGGCTATGTCACTTACAATGGCACGGTTGTAGTTCAATAAACCGTTTAAAAGTGAACTCTTTCCAACATTGGGTTTTCCTACAATTGCCACACGGAATCCCTGCATTAAACCTGCACGTGATTTTGAAGCCTGTAATGTACGCTCTAGTTGTTTTTTAAGACCCTCTAGTTTTGCTTTTATCTGCTCTACAAGATCTTCTGGGAGATCCTCTTCCGCATAGTCGATACTCACTTCCGAATATGCCAATATATGTATAATCTCATCTCGAACATTTTCGATAAACTCTTTTAAAGAACCTTTTACCTGTTTAGCTAAAATCTTTGCAGCATCTTCACTTTTTGCTTCAATAAGTTGGGAGATAGCTTCCGCTTCTGAGAGATCGATTCTACCGTTAAAGAATGCACGTTTAGAAAATTCACCTGCATTTGCAACGCGGGCTCCTGCATCTAAACAGCTTTGTAGAATTGATTGTGCAACAATATATCCGCCGTGACATTGGATCTCAACAACATCTTCACCTGTAAAAGAGTGTGGATTTTTAAAATAGATGATGATCGTCTCATCTATCAATTCGTTATTTTTATCATATACGTTTGTGAGTGTTGCGTATCTCGGAGAAAAGTTTTCTTTTTGTGAAAGTGTTTTTGCGATGCTCAGTGCTTTATCACCACTGAGTCTTATAATTGCGATCGAGCCTATGCCATTTGCAGTGGCAATAGCTACTATAGTATCATTATCCATTTTATACGTGATAATCGTTTACGATGATATATTTTAATCCCTCTTTAGTAGAGCGGATAACAACATATTTGTCCGGATATCTATTACGAAGTTCTTTAAGTGCGATCTGAACCAGTACACCGTCAAGGATTTTTGTCTGAGCACGTCCGTCTCTCTCAATAATATCATACACACCCTCTAGGTATTTTGCAACAGCTTCCTCTTGGTTGTGTAAGAACTCTGCTATCTCTAAACGGAGTTGCAGATCATATTTTGCATTAATCCAGTTAAATAGCATATAAGAGAGTGCTTTATATCTGTACCCTTCTTTTCCGATAAGAAGTGCAGCATCTTCCCCTTTGAACTCTATAAGTAAAGTTGTTTCATCGTATGCACTCACATCTATCTCTTCAATATCAAAACAGATT from Sulfurimonas sp. hsl 1-7 encodes the following:
- a CDS encoding bifunctional diguanylate cyclase/phosphodiesterase is translated as MKNINLPFSTIEELELFINENSIEDSKQLLIQLFCSCTDLIFIKSVQKYIQKKLPSCVLIGTTTDGVIDSSTVYYKSKNVASFSIFESTKLQAKLIKYAECEHCIYDAGKLLASYIQDEDLKALISFADGINTNGEDFVKGIEAVVPNAVLAGGLSGDNGELKETYVFDNYEITNSGAVGVGLINPNLNVATSYLFDWKPIGKKMRVTKAVNNRVYELDGLPVVDVYAKYMGQELANKLPQIGIEFPLIFEKDEISLGRAPLVKHDDGSMTFAGNIDEYDMVSFGVGDIDAILNNGTYAIHSFANQNMCQAEAVFIYSCMARRRFLENYITHELETLAKLGSSSGFFTYGEFFHFQNKNQLLNETMTFIALSETCHQIDHHVILQDESFDRTEIINTQHVLANLANTVSNELADLNEHLEQRVRENSTYIFQQAYINQLTGLPNRISLINALEKHVGQVLLLINIDDFTTINDFYGYQVGDEVLKKIGAVLQQFAREHNSRAYKLPSDEFAMILDVKNHKTVIENNIKELIAAIENREYYFNEHHIHIGITIAGAIINTNKTGLVNADMTLKLAKNQGKSFMLFNEDLKLAQQYEYNVKMANLIKNALVSGNVIPYYQPIVDVNTLETRKYEALVRLKKPDGTILLPCQFLEISRKIRLYEKITLTMIEQTFSFFSKNDLKFSINFDFSDIASEKIKKFLFEKIKEYGIAEQLTIEILETHEFQDVQAVLDFVDEVYAHNAKIAIDDFGSGYANFEYITNIRSDFMKIDGSLIKNIHKDKNARIIAETIIGFAKKLNKKIVAEYVHSKEVFDVVKELGVDYVQGYYLGEPKELI
- the ruvX gene encoding Holliday junction resolvase RuvX produces the protein MKYIAIDLGLKRIGLAYSAHKDIVTPLPAIIRKNRNQAANELKNVLQEWEAEALVVGIPLGGSSEDEMRRRIEHFLNLVEFEGEVFFQDEANSSLEAEDLMKGDMRYIRDGRVDSISAMIILQRYLSSN
- the mnmE gene encoding tRNA uridine-5-carboxymethylaminomethyl(34) synthesis GTPase MnmE; this translates as MDNDTIVAIATANGIGSIAIIRLSGDKALSIAKTLSQKENFSPRYATLTNVYDKNNELIDETIIIYFKNPHSFTGEDVVEIQCHGGYIVAQSILQSCLDAGARVANAGEFSKRAFFNGRIDLSEAEAISQLIEAKSEDAAKILAKQVKGSLKEFIENVRDEIIHILAYSEVSIDYAEEDLPEDLVEQIKAKLEGLKKQLERTLQASKSRAGLMQGFRVAIVGKPNVGKSSLLNGLLNYNRAIVSDIAGTTRDTIEEQVKIGTHLIRIVDTAGIRDASDEIEKIGIQRSLEAIEQSDIVVSVFDNSRELDEEDKQIISLLEKTKKQQISIKNKIDLETKLDVSLDFDIELNSKDDVTPLIKKLENIMDRSNSSEEIMLISQRQIAAVEETMKNIDEAFFPLEDQELEIFSFHLNEAVKAMASITRPFENDEMLDKMFGSFCLGK